The Paenibacillus tianjinensis genome has a window encoding:
- the rpsG gene encoding 30S ribosomal protein S7 gives MPRKGPVTKRDVLPDPLYNSKLVTRLINRIMLGGKRGVAQSILYNSFKLIQERTGKDPMEVFEAAIKNIMPVLEVKARRVGGANYQVPIEVKPERRTALGLRWLVNYSRNRGEKTMEERLAAEIIDASNNTGASVKKREDTHKMAEANKAFAHYRW, from the coding sequence ATGCCACGCAAAGGTCCAGTTACTAAGAGAGATGTATTACCAGATCCATTGTATAATAGCAAGTTGGTTACCCGTTTGATCAACCGTATTATGCTGGGTGGTAAAAGAGGTGTCGCTCAAAGCATTCTGTACAATTCGTTTAAATTGATCCAAGAACGTACTGGCAAAGATCCGATGGAAGTTTTCGAAGCTGCCATCAAGAATATCATGCCGGTATTGGAAGTTAAGGCTCGTCGTGTCGGCGGTGCTAACTACCAAGTGCCTATCGAGGTTAAACCTGAGAGACGTACTGCTCTGGGATTACGTTGGCTCGTGAACTACTCACGTAACCGCGGCGAGAAGACTATGGAAGAACGTTTGGCGGCTGAAATCATCGACGCTTCCAACAACACAGGCGCTTCTGTTAAGAAACGTGAAGACACGCACAAAATGGCTGAAGCGAACAAAGCGTTTGCTCACTACCGCTGGTAG
- the rpoB gene encoding DNA-directed RNA polymerase subunit beta — translation MAGHLVQYGRRTRRSYARINEVLEVPNLIEIQQKSYDWFLEEGLREMFQDISPIQDFTGNLVLEFIDYSLGEPKYTVDDAKERDVTYAAPLRVKVRLINKETGEVKEQEVFMGDFPLMTETGTFIINGAERVIVSQLVRSPSVYFSTKVDKNGKKTYTATVIPNRGAWLELETDAKDIMYVRIDRTRKIPVTVLLRALGFGSDAEILELLGNDEYIRNTLDKDNTDSTEKALIEIYERLRPGEPPTLDNAKSLLVARFFDPKRYDLANVGRYKINKKLHIKNRLFNQRLAQPLVDESTGEILAESGQMVDRRLLDELIPYFEKNVAAKNYRVTGGVMDSEDIPLQTIDVFSPIEEGRVIKLIANGNIDKSVKHITQADIISSISYFINLLHGIGNTDDIDHLGNRRLRSVGELLQNQFRIGLSRMERVVRERMSIQDANAITPQALINIRPVIASIKEFFGSSQLSQFMDQTNPLAELTHKRRLSALGPGGLTRERAGFEVRDVHHSHYGRMCPIETPEGPNIGLINSLSTFARINEYGFIEAPYRWVDPKTGKVTEQIDYLTADEEDNYVVAQANVLIDEDGSFKEEQVIVRYNKDSDNITTMPSNRVDYMDVSPKQVVSVATALIPFLENDDSNRALMGSNMQRQAVPLLIPKAPLVGTGMEHKSAKDSGVCIVSKYDGIIERSSANEIWLRRVETVEGKEVKGDIVKYKLHKFMRSNQGTCINQRPLAKRGDIVKKGDILADGPSTEMGELALGRNVVVAFMTWEGYNYEDAILLSEKLVKEDVYTSIHIEEYESEARDTKLGPEEITRDIPNVGEEALRNLDERGIIRIGAEINAGDILVGKVTPKGVTELTAEERLLHAIFGEKAREVRDTSLRVPHGSDGIIVDVKVFTRENGDELPPGVNQLVRVYIAQKRKISEGDKMAGRHGNKGVVARILPEEDMPFLPDGTPVQVVLNPLGVPSRMNIGQVLEVHIGMAALQLGIHVATPVFDGARENDVFDTMEEAGMQRNGKTVLYDGRTGERFEREVTVGVMHMIKLAHMVDDKIHARSTGPYSLVTQQPLGGKAQFGGQRFGEMEVWALEAYGAAYTLQEILTVKSDDVVGRVKTYESIVKGENVPEPGVPESFKVLIKELQSLGMDVKILSGDEQEIEMKELDDEDETSGDKLSLNLEGAEVGIE, via the coding sequence TTGGCAGGACATCTTGTTCAGTATGGTCGACGCACTCGGCGGAGCTATGCGAGAATTAACGAGGTACTCGAGGTCCCGAACCTGATCGAGATCCAACAAAAATCTTACGATTGGTTTTTGGAGGAAGGATTACGGGAAATGTTCCAGGACATCTCGCCGATCCAGGATTTCACAGGTAATTTGGTGCTTGAGTTCATTGATTACAGCCTGGGTGAACCGAAATATACGGTTGACGACGCTAAAGAGCGGGACGTGACTTATGCGGCTCCTCTGCGGGTGAAGGTACGGCTCATTAATAAGGAGACTGGTGAGGTCAAAGAGCAGGAAGTGTTCATGGGAGATTTCCCGCTGATGACGGAGACCGGCACTTTTATTATCAATGGTGCGGAACGGGTTATTGTCAGCCAGTTGGTTCGCTCTCCAAGCGTCTATTTCAGCACGAAAGTGGATAAGAACGGCAAAAAAACCTACACCGCCACAGTAATTCCGAACCGCGGAGCCTGGCTGGAGCTTGAGACGGATGCTAAGGATATCATGTATGTCCGTATCGACCGTACACGTAAAATTCCGGTTACTGTGCTTTTGCGCGCTCTTGGTTTCGGTAGTGATGCCGAGATTCTGGAACTGCTTGGTAATGATGAATATATTCGCAATACGCTGGATAAAGACAACACGGATTCTACGGAAAAGGCGCTTATCGAAATTTACGAGCGCTTGCGTCCGGGTGAACCTCCTACCCTTGACAATGCCAAGAGCCTTTTGGTTGCGCGCTTCTTTGATCCAAAGCGCTATGACCTGGCCAACGTTGGCCGTTACAAAATCAACAAAAAACTGCACATCAAGAATCGTCTGTTCAATCAGCGACTGGCTCAGCCATTGGTTGATGAATCCACAGGAGAAATCCTGGCGGAATCCGGTCAAATGGTTGACCGCCGTCTGCTTGATGAGCTGATTCCTTACTTCGAAAAGAATGTTGCTGCTAAGAACTACCGCGTAACAGGCGGAGTTATGGACAGCGAAGATATCCCGCTGCAGACGATCGACGTCTTCTCGCCGATTGAAGAAGGCCGGGTTATCAAGCTGATTGCCAACGGCAACATCGACAAGTCGGTCAAGCATATTACCCAGGCTGATATTATCTCCTCAATCAGCTACTTTATTAATTTGCTGCACGGTATCGGCAACACCGATGATATCGACCACTTGGGTAACCGCCGCCTGCGTTCGGTAGGTGAGCTGCTGCAGAACCAATTCCGTATTGGTTTGTCCCGCATGGAGCGCGTTGTGCGCGAGAGAATGTCGATTCAGGATGCCAACGCGATTACGCCGCAGGCACTGATTAACATACGTCCCGTTATCGCCTCCATCAAAGAGTTCTTCGGCAGTTCGCAGCTGTCCCAGTTTATGGACCAGACGAACCCGCTTGCTGAACTTACGCACAAACGCCGTCTATCGGCACTCGGACCCGGCGGTCTGACCCGTGAACGCGCAGGCTTTGAAGTCCGCGACGTACATCACAGTCACTATGGCCGTATGTGTCCAATTGAAACACCGGAAGGTCCGAACATCGGTTTGATCAACTCCTTGTCCACCTTTGCCCGCATCAATGAGTATGGCTTTATCGAAGCTCCGTACCGTTGGGTGGATCCAAAGACCGGTAAGGTTACTGAACAGATTGATTATCTGACCGCGGATGAAGAAGATAACTATGTAGTTGCCCAGGCGAATGTACTGATCGATGAAGATGGTTCTTTCAAGGAAGAACAGGTTATCGTTCGTTACAATAAGGACTCGGACAACATTACTACAATGCCTAGTAATCGTGTTGACTACATGGACGTTTCGCCAAAACAGGTTGTATCAGTCGCTACGGCGCTCATTCCGTTCCTTGAGAATGATGACTCCAACCGCGCACTGATGGGATCGAACATGCAGCGTCAGGCCGTTCCGCTCCTGATTCCGAAGGCTCCGCTTGTCGGCACAGGTATGGAACATAAATCCGCTAAAGATTCCGGCGTATGTATTGTTTCCAAGTATGACGGTATTATCGAACGTTCGTCGGCCAATGAAATTTGGCTGCGCCGTGTTGAAACTGTCGAAGGCAAGGAAGTTAAAGGCGATATCGTTAAATATAAATTACACAAATTTATGCGTTCGAACCAAGGTACCTGTATTAACCAACGTCCACTGGCTAAAAGAGGGGATATTGTTAAGAAAGGTGACATTCTGGCAGACGGTCCTTCCACAGAAATGGGCGAATTGGCTCTGGGTCGTAACGTAGTCGTTGCATTCATGACGTGGGAAGGTTACAACTACGAGGATGCCATCCTGCTGAGTGAGAAGCTGGTTAAGGAAGATGTATACACTTCGATTCACATCGAGGAATACGAATCCGAAGCCCGCGACACGAAGCTGGGACCTGAAGAGATCACGCGTGATATTCCGAATGTGGGCGAAGAAGCTCTGCGCAATCTTGATGAGCGCGGCATCATCCGCATTGGTGCGGAAATCAACGCCGGCGACATTCTGGTTGGTAAAGTTACTCCGAAGGGCGTAACAGAACTGACTGCTGAAGAACGCCTGCTGCATGCAATCTTTGGTGAGAAGGCTCGTGAAGTGCGTGACACCTCGCTGCGTGTTCCTCACGGTAGTGATGGTATTATCGTTGATGTTAAGGTATTCACACGTGAGAACGGCGATGAGCTGCCTCCTGGCGTGAATCAGCTGGTTCGCGTCTACATCGCTCAGAAACGTAAGATCTCTGAGGGGGATAAGATGGCCGGACGTCACGGTAACAAGGGTGTCGTTGCCCGCATCCTGCCAGAAGAAGATATGCCGTTCCTTCCGGATGGTACTCCGGTACAGGTTGTCCTGAACCCGCTGGGCGTACCATCGCGTATGAACATCGGCCAGGTGCTGGAGGTTCATATTGGTATGGCGGCACTGCAGCTCGGTATTCACGTAGCTACTCCGGTATTCGATGGAGCCCGTGAGAACGACGTGTTTGACACAATGGAAGAAGCCGGCATGCAGCGAAATGGTAAGACTGTGCTCTATGATGGCCGTACAGGCGAACGCTTCGAGCGTGAAGTTACTGTCGGTGTCATGCACATGATCAAACTGGCGCACATGGTTGACGATAAGATTCATGCCCGCTCCACAGGACCTTACTCACTCGTTACGCAGCAGCCACTCGGCGGTAAAGCCCAGTTCGGTGGACAGCGCTTCGGGGAGATGGAAGTATGGGCGCTTGAAGCTTACGGTGCTGCATATACACTGCAAGAGATTTTGACTGTGAAGTCCGATGACGTGGTCGGCCGTGTGAAAACATACGAATCCATTGTCAAAGGTGAAAATGTTCCAGAACCGGGTGTTCCGGAATCGTTCAAAGTACTCATCAAGGAACTGCAGTCGCTCGGTATGGATGTCAAAATCCTGAGCGGCGACGAGCAGGAGATCGAGATGAAGGAACTGGATGATGAAGACGAGACTTCAGGCGACAAGCTGAGCCTCAATTTGGAAGGCGCGGAAGTCGGAATCGAGTAG
- the fusA gene encoding elongation factor G has translation MAREFSLKNTRNIGIMAHIDAGKTTTTERILFYTGRTHKIGEVHEGAATMDWMEQEQERGITITSAATTAAWKGHRINIIDTPGHVDFTVEVERSLRVLDGAVGVFSAKEGVEPQSETVWRQADRYGVPRIAYVNKMDIIGADFLNVVESMRDRLQANAVAIQLPIGAENDFVGIIDLVEQKAHIFKDDLGQNIEVTDIPAEYLEQVETLRLELIEKVAELDEDLTMKYLEGEEITVDEIKAALRKGVVEVKIFPVIVGSSYRNKGVQLMMDAVVDYLPSPLDVPAIQGHLDDGTEAVRHSSDEEPFSALAFKIMTDPYVGKLTFFRVYSGILESGSYVVNATKNKRERIGRILQMHANSRQEISIVYAGDIAAAVGLKDTSTGDTLCDEKHPVILESMNFPDPVIEIAVEPKTKADQDKLGVALGKLTEEDPTLRAHTDEETGQTILAGMGELHLDIIIDRMRREFKVETNVGKPQVAYRETFKAPARVEGKFVRQSGGRGQYGHVWVEFEPLEPGTGSQFESKVVGGSVPREYIAPALAGIEEQMKNGVIAGFPLVDVKATIVDGSYHDVDSNEMAFKIAGSMALKAAKDKCKPVLLEPIMKVEVTVPEEYMGDVMGMLNSRRGRIEGMDSRGGAQIIRAKVPLSEMFGYSTTLRSGTQGRGVFSMELSHYEEVPKSIAEEIVSKNKGVE, from the coding sequence ATGGCAAGAGAGTTCTCCTTAAAAAATACACGCAACATCGGGATCATGGCACATATTGATGCTGGTAAGACGACTACCACTGAGCGGATTCTATTCTACACAGGCCGTACGCACAAAATCGGTGAAGTTCACGAGGGTGCAGCTACAATGGACTGGATGGAACAAGAACAAGAGCGTGGAATTACCATTACTTCCGCCGCTACAACCGCTGCTTGGAAGGGTCACCGCATCAATATCATTGATACCCCAGGACACGTTGACTTCACTGTTGAAGTTGAACGTTCCCTGCGTGTATTGGATGGAGCAGTTGGTGTTTTCAGTGCGAAAGAAGGCGTTGAGCCTCAGTCTGAAACTGTATGGAGACAGGCTGACCGGTATGGCGTTCCCCGCATCGCATATGTAAACAAAATGGATATCATCGGCGCGGACTTCCTTAACGTTGTAGAAAGCATGCGTGATCGCTTGCAAGCCAATGCAGTTGCAATTCAACTGCCAATTGGCGCCGAAAACGACTTCGTGGGTATTATTGACCTGGTTGAGCAAAAAGCTCACATCTTTAAAGATGATCTGGGCCAAAACATTGAAGTAACGGACATTCCGGCTGAATATCTGGAACAAGTTGAGACTCTGCGTCTTGAGCTGATCGAGAAAGTTGCAGAACTTGACGAAGACCTGACTATGAAGTATCTGGAAGGTGAAGAGATTACAGTTGATGAGATCAAAGCTGCTCTGCGCAAAGGCGTTGTAGAAGTTAAAATCTTCCCTGTAATCGTTGGATCCTCCTACCGCAACAAGGGTGTTCAGCTGATGATGGACGCTGTCGTTGATTACTTGCCATCCCCATTGGATGTACCGGCTATTCAAGGTCATCTGGATGACGGAACTGAAGCGGTTCGTCACTCTTCGGACGAAGAACCATTCTCAGCACTGGCATTTAAAATCATGACTGACCCTTATGTTGGTAAACTTACGTTCTTCCGCGTGTATTCCGGTATTCTGGAATCCGGTTCTTATGTAGTTAACGCTACTAAGAACAAACGTGAGCGTATCGGCCGTATTCTGCAGATGCACGCTAACAGCCGTCAAGAAATCTCCATCGTTTACGCTGGTGATATCGCAGCAGCTGTTGGTTTGAAAGATACAAGTACAGGCGATACACTTTGCGATGAGAAACATCCAGTAATCCTGGAGTCGATGAACTTCCCTGATCCGGTTATCGAAATCGCAGTTGAACCAAAAACCAAAGCCGACCAAGATAAATTGGGCGTTGCTCTCGGTAAGCTGACTGAAGAAGATCCTACTCTTCGTGCGCATACTGATGAAGAAACTGGCCAAACCATTCTTGCAGGTATGGGTGAGCTTCACCTTGATATTATCATCGACCGTATGCGCCGCGAATTCAAAGTAGAAACCAATGTGGGTAAACCACAGGTTGCTTACCGCGAAACATTCAAAGCACCAGCACGTGTTGAAGGTAAATTCGTTCGCCAGTCCGGCGGTCGCGGTCAGTACGGTCACGTATGGGTTGAATTCGAACCTCTCGAGCCAGGTACTGGCAGCCAATTCGAAAGTAAAGTTGTCGGTGGTTCTGTACCTAGAGAATACATCGCTCCTGCACTTGCCGGTATTGAAGAGCAAATGAAAAACGGCGTCATTGCAGGCTTCCCGCTTGTAGACGTTAAGGCAACCATTGTTGATGGTTCTTATCATGATGTTGACTCCAACGAAATGGCGTTCAAAATTGCCGGCTCGATGGCACTCAAAGCAGCTAAAGACAAGTGTAAGCCTGTCCTGCTTGAGCCAATCATGAAGGTGGAAGTAACTGTTCCTGAGGAATATATGGGCGATGTTATGGGTATGCTGAACTCCCGTCGCGGTAGAATCGAAGGTATGGATTCCCGTGGTGGTGCGCAAATTATCCGTGCTAAGGTGCCTCTTTCCGAAATGTTCGGATACTCCACAACTCTCCGTTCCGGTACTCAAGGACGCGGTGTATTCTCAATGGAGCTTTCTCACTATGAAGAAGTTCCTAAATCCATTGCAGAAGAAATCGTTTCTAAGAATAAAGGCGTAGAATAG
- a CDS encoding ribosomal L7Ae/L30e/S12e/Gadd45 family protein: MTDDRGLQDAQVKIGTKQTVKAVELGQAAEVYVAEDGDQRLTSRIVLLCDKQGVKVTYVDTMLNLGKACGIEVGAAMAAVLKQ, from the coding sequence ATGACTGATGATAGAGGACTGCAGGATGCTCAGGTCAAGATCGGTACCAAACAAACCGTTAAGGCGGTAGAGTTGGGCCAAGCCGCAGAAGTCTATGTGGCAGAGGACGGAGATCAACGGCTTACTTCCAGAATTGTTTTGCTTTGTGACAAACAAGGCGTGAAGGTCACTTATGTGGACACGATGCTGAATTTGGGCAAAGCTTGCGGTATAGAAGTTGGTGCTGCTATGGCAGCCGTCTTAAAACAATAG
- the rpsL gene encoding 30S ribosomal protein S12, translating to MPTINQLVRKGRQAKIEKSKSPALQKGFNALKREATNLSAPQKRGVCTRVGTMTPRKPNSALRKYARVRLTNRLEVTAYIPGIGHNLQEHSVVLLRGGKVKDLAGVRYHIVRGALDTAGVANRMQARSKYGAKRPKAKK from the coding sequence ATGCCAACTATTAATCAACTGGTTCGTAAAGGCCGTCAAGCCAAAATCGAGAAATCCAAGTCTCCTGCTCTTCAAAAAGGGTTCAACGCCCTGAAGCGTGAGGCAACAAATTTGAGCGCCCCGCAAAAACGCGGTGTGTGCACTCGTGTAGGCACAATGACTCCACGTAAACCAAACTCAGCGCTTCGTAAGTATGCCCGTGTTCGTTTGACGAACCGTCTTGAGGTGACTGCTTACATTCCGGGTATCGGACACAACCTTCAAGAGCACAGTGTAGTATTGCTGCGCGGAGGTAAAGTTAAGGACCTTGCAGGAGTTCGTTACCACATCGTGCGTGGCGCTCTAGATACTGCAGGCGTAGCTAACCGGATGCAAGCTCGTTCCAAGTATGGTGCGAAACGTCCTAAGGCTAAGAAATAA
- a CDS encoding class I SAM-dependent methyltransferase, with product MSQHYYSQQPDARHDRRTLNTVLRGKSLKFISDAGVFSKGDIDHGSRVLIEAMEIPDGSAVLDVGCGYGPIGISAAVLTPKGHVTMIDINARAVQLARENAQNNGIRNVTVMESDVLAAVQGQKFDVILTNPPIRAGKAVVHQIFEQAYEHLNEGGTLWIVIQKKQGAPSAVAKLESLFSVVEEVGKDKGYRIIRAQKTVD from the coding sequence ATGTCGCAGCACTATTACTCCCAGCAGCCGGATGCGCGCCATGACAGACGGACGCTAAACACAGTACTGAGAGGTAAAAGCTTAAAGTTTATAAGTGATGCCGGTGTTTTTTCAAAAGGAGATATTGATCACGGAAGCCGTGTTCTGATTGAAGCGATGGAAATTCCGGATGGTTCTGCTGTTCTCGATGTAGGTTGCGGATATGGCCCCATTGGGATCAGCGCGGCGGTTCTTACTCCTAAAGGACATGTCACAATGATTGATATCAATGCTCGTGCGGTCCAGCTTGCCCGGGAAAATGCCCAGAATAACGGAATTCGTAATGTTACTGTTATGGAAAGTGATGTACTTGCTGCGGTGCAGGGTCAGAAGTTCGATGTGATTCTCACGAATCCTCCGATCCGTGCAGGTAAAGCCGTAGTGCATCAAATTTTTGAACAGGCGTATGAGCATCTGAATGAGGGTGGGACGCTGTGGATTGTTATTCAGAAGAAGCAAGGCGCACCTTCTGCGGTGGCTAAACTGGAAAGCTTGTTTTCGGTTGTGGAAGAAGTGGGGAAAGACAAAGGTTATCGCATTATTCGGGCACAGAAAACAGTTGATTAG
- the rpoC gene encoding DNA-directed RNA polymerase subunit beta', whose product MLDVNNFEFMKIGLASPEKIRSWSRGEVKKPETINYRTLKPEKEGLFCERIFGPQKDWECHCGKYKRVRYKGVVCDRCGVEVTRAKVRRERMGHIELAAPVSHIWYFKGIPSRMGLALDMSPRSLEEIIYFASYVVTDPGETPLEKKQLLSEKEYRSYREKYGYGFQAGMGAEAVKKLLQDIDIEKELEFLKEELRTAQGQRRNRAIKRLEVIEAFRNSGNKPDWMIMDVLPVIPPELRPMVQLDGGRFATSDLNDLYRRVINRNNRLKRLLDLGAPDIIVQNEKRMLQEAVDALIDNGRRGRPVTGPGNRPLKSLSHMLKGKQGRFRQNLLGKRVDYSGRSVIVVGPYLKMYQCGLPKKMALELFKPFVMKELVNKGLAHNIKSAKRKVERVSPEVWDVLEEVIREHPVLLNRAPTLHRLGIQAFEPILVEGHAIRLHPLVCTAYNADFDGDQMAVHVPLSAEAQAEARLLMLASGNILNPKDGKPVVTPSQDMVLGTFYLTMDNKEEKGTGMILRTVNEAVSAYQRGTAGLHARVAIPVKALGKTSFTEAQQGAMLITTIGKIIFNEIYPSSFPYINEATKTNLLQGTPEKYFIYEKGADIREAIVNAPDASAVGKEYLGLIIARCFETYHTTKTSMILDRIKQLGFTYSTRSGVTVAVSDVIVPEEKATILKESEAKVDVVANQYRRGLITNDERYDRVIEIWSKTKDDLTNVLLKSMDRFNSIMLMVDSKARGNKSQITQLGGMRGLMATPSGRIFELPIKANFREGLTVLEYFISTHGARKGLADTALRTADSGYLTRRLVDVAQDVIVREEDCGTDKGFTVSRIQDGKEVIEDLYDRIEGRYSFETVRHPETKEIIVHRNDLIDSDKAEEIVNAGVTKLQIRSVLSCRARHGVCKKCYGRNLATGKFVEIGEAVGIIAAQSIGEPGTQLTMRTFHTGGVAGDDITQGLPRIQELFEARNPKGQATISEIDGVIKEIRETKDRREIEVQGEAESKTYSITYGSRLRVSEGQEIEAGDELTDGSIDPKEMLRIKGIRGVQNYILQEVQRVYRNQGVEINDKHIEVMIKQMLRKIRIIDAGDTNLLPGAFADIHEYEAANKEAILSGNEPAVAKPVLLGITKASLETDSFLSAASFQETTRVLTDAAIKGKVDKLLGLKENVIIGKLIPAGTGMNRYRNVKLSDPNEQSEQEALETVPAE is encoded by the coding sequence TTGTTGGACGTTAACAATTTTGAATTTATGAAAATCGGGCTTGCTTCTCCGGAAAAAATTCGTTCTTGGTCCCGCGGAGAAGTGAAAAAACCGGAAACCATTAACTATCGTACGTTGAAACCGGAAAAAGAAGGCCTTTTCTGCGAGCGCATTTTTGGACCGCAAAAAGACTGGGAATGTCACTGTGGTAAATACAAACGCGTCCGTTATAAGGGCGTTGTCTGCGACCGCTGCGGTGTGGAAGTTACCCGCGCTAAAGTCCGCCGCGAACGTATGGGCCATATCGAGCTGGCAGCTCCGGTATCTCATATCTGGTACTTCAAGGGTATTCCTAGCCGTATGGGTCTGGCTCTGGACATGTCCCCAAGATCGCTGGAAGAGATTATCTACTTCGCATCTTATGTTGTAACTGATCCGGGTGAAACACCGCTGGAGAAGAAACAGCTGCTGTCCGAGAAAGAATACCGCAGCTACCGTGAGAAATACGGCTACGGATTCCAGGCGGGTATGGGTGCTGAGGCAGTTAAAAAGCTGCTTCAGGATATCGACATCGAAAAAGAATTGGAATTCCTCAAGGAAGAGCTGCGTACGGCTCAAGGCCAACGCCGCAACCGGGCAATCAAACGTCTGGAAGTCATTGAAGCGTTCCGCAATTCCGGCAACAAGCCTGACTGGATGATCATGGATGTGCTTCCGGTAATTCCTCCGGAACTTCGTCCAATGGTTCAACTGGATGGCGGCCGTTTTGCTACGTCTGACCTTAATGACTTGTACCGCCGCGTAATTAACCGGAACAACCGTCTGAAGAGACTGCTGGATCTGGGTGCTCCTGATATTATCGTGCAGAATGAAAAACGGATGCTTCAGGAAGCTGTCGATGCACTGATCGACAACGGGCGCCGTGGCCGTCCTGTAACAGGTCCTGGTAACCGTCCGCTTAAATCACTCAGCCACATGCTGAAGGGTAAACAAGGGCGCTTCCGTCAGAACTTGCTCGGTAAACGTGTTGACTACTCCGGACGTTCCGTTATCGTTGTGGGACCATATCTGAAGATGTACCAATGCGGACTTCCGAAGAAAATGGCTCTGGAGCTCTTCAAACCGTTCGTAATGAAAGAACTGGTTAACAAAGGCCTTGCCCATAACATCAAGAGCGCAAAACGTAAAGTTGAGCGTGTAAGTCCTGAAGTATGGGATGTACTTGAAGAAGTAATCAGAGAGCATCCGGTTCTGCTGAACCGTGCCCCTACGCTGCACAGACTCGGTATTCAAGCCTTTGAACCGATCCTGGTAGAAGGTCATGCTATCCGTCTTCACCCGCTCGTATGTACGGCTTACAACGCCGACTTTGACGGTGACCAAATGGCGGTGCACGTTCCTCTGTCAGCCGAAGCTCAAGCTGAAGCACGTCTCCTGATGCTGGCATCCGGTAACATCCTTAACCCTAAGGACGGCAAGCCGGTTGTTACTCCTTCCCAGGATATGGTCCTTGGAACGTTCTATCTGACGATGGACAACAAGGAAGAAAAGGGCACAGGCATGATTCTGCGTACCGTGAACGAAGCTGTTTCAGCTTACCAGCGCGGAACTGCGGGATTGCACGCACGTGTAGCTATTCCGGTTAAAGCCTTGGGTAAGACCAGCTTTACGGAAGCGCAGCAAGGCGCAATGCTAATCACAACTATCGGTAAAATTATCTTTAACGAAATTTATCCGAGCAGTTTCCCTTATATCAACGAAGCTACCAAAACGAACCTGCTGCAAGGTACACCTGAGAAATACTTTATCTACGAAAAAGGTGCGGATATCCGTGAGGCTATCGTGAATGCTCCGGATGCAAGCGCGGTAGGTAAGGAATATCTGGGTCTAATCATTGCACGCTGCTTCGAGACTTACCATACAACCAAGACATCCATGATCCTGGATAGAATCAAGCAGCTCGGCTTCACGTATTCCACACGGTCCGGTGTTACTGTTGCCGTATCCGACGTTATCGTGCCAGAAGAGAAGGCTACTATTCTGAAAGAGTCTGAAGCTAAGGTTGATGTGGTTGCCAACCAATATCGCCGTGGTCTGATTACCAATGACGAGCGCTATGACCGCGTTATTGAAATCTGGTCGAAGACAAAGGATGATCTTACCAATGTCCTGCTGAAATCGATGGACCGCTTTAACTCTATCATGCTCATGGTTGATTCCAAGGCGCGTGGTAACAAATCGCAGATCACCCAGCTGGGCGGTATGCGTGGACTGATGGCAACACCTTCAGGCCGGATTTTCGAGTTGCCAATCAAAGCGAACTTCCGTGAAGGTCTGACGGTCCTCGAGTACTTTATCTCCACCCACGGAGCGCGTAAAGGTCTGGCCGATACAGCGCTGCGTACTGCGGATTCCGGTTACCTTACACGTCGTCTCGTAGACGTGGCCCAAGACGTAATCGTCCGTGAAGAAGATTGCGGAACAGATAAAGGGTTTACCGTTAGCCGAATTCAGGATGGTAAAGAAGTTATCGAAGATCTGTATGACCGTATTGAAGGCCGTTACTCCTTCGAAACAGTCCGTCATCCGGAAACGAAGGAAATCATCGTTCACCGCAACGATCTGATTGACTCCGACAAGGCTGAAGAGATTGTTAACGCTGGTGTAACCAAGCTGCAAATCCGCTCTGTTCTGAGCTGCCGTGCCCGTCACGGGGTCTGCAAAAAATGCTACGGACGTAACCTGGCAACAGGTAAATTCGTGGAAATCGGTGAAGCTGTCGGCATTATCGCCGCCCAATCCATCGGTGAACCGGGAACCCAGCTTACCATGCGTACATTCCATACCGGTGGTGTTGCCGGTGATGACATCACGCAAGGTTTGCCGCGTATCCAAGAGTTGTTTGAAGCCCGTAACCCTAAAGGTCAGGCGACAATCAGTGAAATTGACGGGGTAATCAAGGAGATCCGCGAAACCAAAGACCGCCGCGAAATCGAGGTTCAAGGTGAAGCTGAGTCCAAGACCTACTCCATCACTTATGGTTCGCGTCTGCGTGTCAGTGAAGGCCAGGAGATTGAAGCTGGGGATGAACTGACAGACGGCTCGATCGACCCTAAAGAAATGCTGCGTATCAAAGGGATCCGTGGGGTACAGAACTACATTCTGCAAGAAGTGCAGCGTGTATACCGTAACCAGGGCGTAGAAATCAATGATAAGCACATTGAAGTTATGATCAAGCAGATGCTGCGCAAAATCCGTATTATCGACGCCGGGGATACCAATCTCCTGCCAGGAGCTTTTGCGGACATTCATGAATATGAAGCAGCCAACAAAGAAGCAATTCTTTCTGGTAATGAACCTGCGGTGGCCAAACCGGTATTGCTGGGTATCACCAAGGCATCCCTGGAGACAGACTCCTTCCTGTCTGCGGCATCCTTCCAAGAAACTACACGTGTCTTGACCGATGCAGCAATCAAGGGTAAAGTCGATAAGCTCCTGGGACTGAAAGAAAATGTTATCATCGGTAAACTGATCCCTGCAGGTACGGGGATGAACCGCTACCGTAATGTAAAGCTGAGCGATCCGAATGAACAGAGCGAGCAAGAAGCTCTAGAGACGGTTCCAGCTGAATAA